CGCTTCTTCAGCACTTAGCAATCGTAATTTGCAGCAGCAATACTCTCAGGAATTAATCTTTTTTTTCTTTAGCCCTGAAGGGGGCGTGATATTACAGCCCTGGGTCGAGTGAGCGTGTGGACCTGGAGCCCTGAAGGGGCGAGATACTCTGAGGTGGATTTGCCGTAATATAAAGAGAGTGGGCAGGTGAGCTGAAGAGATTTATTAACAAAATTCTACGCTGACACTGCATATTTGGGCGCTGGCCTTTACAATTATATGCACTGGCACTGGTCGGTTAGGGCGCTGGATGTACAAAATTCGACGCTGGCACTGCATATTTGGGCGCTGGCCTTACAATTATATGCGCTGGCACTGGTCGGTCAGGGCGCTGGCCTAACAATTATGTGCGCTGGCATTGGTCGGTCTGGGCGCTGGATGTGCAAAATTTGGCGCTGGCCTTACAATTATATGCGCTGGCACTGGTCGGTCAGAGCGCTGAATGTGCAAAATTCGACGCTGGCACTGCATATTTGGGCGCTGGCACTGGTCGGTCAGGGCGCTGGATGTACAAATTCGGCGCTGGCACTGCAAATTTAGGCGCTGGCCTTACAATTATTTGCGCTGGCACTGGTCGGTCTGGGCGCTGGATGTACAAAATTCGACGCTGGCACTGCATATTCTGGCGCTGGCCTTATAATTTTATGCGCTGGCACTGGTCAGTCTGGGCGCTGGATGTAAAAAATTCGGCGCTGGACCTGCATATTTTGGCGCTGGCCTTACAATTATATTGACCTGATGTTTTTTATTTCCTTACCTGGGGTTACGCCGGGCTACAGATATGTCGCTCCTGCAGAGCTGGGGAAAATGAGTAGGATGGATTTGCCGTAATTTTGTGTTTAAACCACCCGGGGCTGCGCCAGCGGACTGACTTACCCCGGGCTATAATAGGTTCGCGCCTTCAGCGCTCCAAAAGGGAATTCTCGGCAGCAAGGTTCAGGTCTACTAATTCCGCGTCTTCAGCACTTCGCATTCGTAATTTGTAGCAGCAATACTCTCAGGAATTAATCTTTTTTTTTCTTTAGCCCTGAAGGGGCGTGAGCGCGACGGCAACCCTCCCTGGACCACTGACCGCACTTTTGTTGCTGGCCCAAAGGGCGAAATCGGCTACAGGGTATAATGTCGTAAGGCATTCCTTTTGCAGCATGGATATTCTACACCTGGGGTTATTCTCACTCCGGCACTTGGAGCAGCTTTTATGTTTGCTAAGCACGGTGATAGTGGTAATTAACGCACGACTGCTGAGATTTGGGTAAGAGTTAAAACAATAGAGAGGAGATACACTTATGTGGCATGAACATATGAGATGGGGATGGGGTGGTTTTGTAATGATGGTACTGTGGATAGTGCTGATCGCGGCTATAATATACTGGGTTATCCGGGCAGCTCAAAGAGGTGGCGCTCAGGGTTCGGGACAGGAGTCCGCTATTGACATTCTTAAGAAACGGTATGCACGCGGGGAAATTTCGAAAGAGGAGTTTGAGGATAGGAAGAGAGACTTGTAGTGAAGTTTGTTTTTAGATATCGATTATTATGGCATAGTATTTGTTCCTCCTCTGATGGCCCTAAAACAACCAAATCCGCATAAAAGGCCTGGAGGGCCTTAATAATTGTAGTAATAGATATCCCATAATTCCATATTCCCAGGAGGGGAATCATTTGCAGTTTTTTTGAATAATGTTTCCCCTACAGGGAACAATGAAACATCTTTACCATTATCAACAATAATGTAAGCGCTACACGCTTAGCTTAACAATTTCAAAGGGTTTACAATTCATGCGACAGTCCTCAGAGCAACACCACATCATAGCCTAACAGATTCCAATGCAGAATCTCTCATTTGATAAGCCGTGATCCATGTACTATTGCCACAACCTCTATGGAAGTTTTACTGAGTCTGTAAATAATTCTGTAACTTCCGTATATTCTTTCTCTGAGTTCATTAACGCCATATTCAGGAACGATTCGACCTATTTCAGGATTTTGTGATGTTTCCTCTATTTTATTTATAATACCTCTGGCAAAAATTGATGCATAACGGGGTGAATCTTTAGAAATAAATTCACAAATATCCTCAAGATTATGTGCCGCACAGGGAGACCATCTTATTTTTTTAACCATTTTGCCAATCTGTTCTCCACCTCTTCATGGGCGATACCTTTTCCTTCATCAAGCTCCTTAAGACCATTATCAACAACAAGCTTGAAATAAAGCTCCTCCATGATATCTTCCACAGAAGAGTCATCCGGGAGGCTTTGAAGTAACCTGATTGCATTTTCACGAACACTGGCCATAATCTCTCCTTTCCTTACGTTAATATACACCGTGAATTACGTTTAAGGCACTTACAAATTAAATGCTCTTGATCAGGCAATTGCCAGATCTATGCATTTTGCCCATTCCAACTATTCCAGACAGCATTATCTGTAACAGAACAAAAAACAGAACATCATAAGAAGATAACCTTCAGGGACGAGTATATCACATTGTTAGAAAAGTTTGAAATCAAAAATGCAGTTTTTTTGAATAATGTTTCCCCTACAGGGAACACAAAACATCTTATTAACCATTATCAACAATAATGTAAGCGCTACACGCTTAGCTTAACACGGCTTTATACAATTCATCCGACAGTATCTTTTTTTATTGTAAAATCCTTTCGAAAGAGGAGTTTGAGGTGAGGAAAAAAGATTTGCTGTAGTGAAGTGTGCTTTGAGACATCGATTTACTATGGCTAGTATTTGCGCCTCCTCTGATGACCCTAAAACAACTAAATCCGCTAAAGCCTGTAGGGCTTTAATAATTGTAGTAGTAGATATCCCATGATTCCATCCCTCCAAAAGCGGGTATCGCCATGGGGATCATGATATCGCCTCTTCCGGTGGAGGTAGGATAGGCAGCAGAGCCAGTATGGTCGTGGCAGAAGTCATAAGTCCGGGCCTTACTGCGCGAAAAACCGCACTCACTGCAGGCAAATTGCCCCCCACTGCATCAAAAGTGATACCCACTGCACCAATTTCCCTTGTCACTGCACCAAATATCGCACCCACTGCAGGTAAATTGCCCCCCCACTGCATCAAAAGTGGCACCCACTGCACCAATTTTCCTTGTCACTGCGCGAAATATCGCACCCACTGCAGGTAAATTGACCCCCCACTGCATCAAAAGTGACACCCACTGCACCAATTTTCCTTGTCACTGCACGAAATATCGCACCCACTGCAGGTAAATTGACCCTCCACTGCATCAAAAGTGATACCCACTGCACCAATTTTCCTTGACACTGCGCGAAAAATCGCACCCACTGCAGGTAAATTGACCCTCCACTGCACTAAAAGTGATACCCACTGCACCAATTTTCCTTGTCAATGCACCCAAAGTGGTACCCACTGCAACGAATTCCCTTGATTTCTCTATAAATAGACCGGAGGTAACTTGCGGCATGAACATATGAGATGGGGAGTCTTCTAATGACATTCTTAGGTACTATGGGCTACTTTTTTTGGGTAACCTATTCTGTGATATCAATTGCCTCAGCAGAACCTTTGTCAGGACATTCCCGTTCGATTTGAATAGTTGAAAAATAGACGTTGTATTCGTCTTTAAGCAGCTTATGTACATCGTTTTGAATACGCTGCCCTTGTTGATAGTCATCCACCAGAATATGTGCCATAAACACATACATGCTTGAGGTCAGACTCCATAGATGTATATGGTGAACACCTTTTGTGCCTTTCACAGCCATGATCTTATCGATAATCTGTGTTAAGTCCAATTCCTCCGGCACATTTTCCATCAATACCGATACGGTTCTCTTAAGCATACGGATTGACATCCAGAACAGTGTCAGAGCAAATCCTATGGCAAGTATGGGGTCAATTCTTATGAAACCAGTAAAGTAAATTACCACCGCTGATACAATAATAAAAAAGCTCCCTAAGAACGTCTGAATTACGTGCAGAAACGCACCCTTTACATTTAAGCTAATCTTCTGTTCCCGGTATAAAAGCTTTATAGCGATAGTCTCTGTAATTATTGCTCCTGCAGCAGCAATCAACATCGGGCCAGCAGGTGGTGCTATTGGTGAAATCAAGCGATATATACCCGTCCCAACTACAATGACAGCCATCAAAAGCAGTAAAAGCCCATTGAACAGCGCCCCGATTATCTCTGCACGGTAACGGGAGAAAGTTTGCCTTGGTGTTGCTTCCCCTTTCTGAGAGATGAAAGCGGCGATTAAAGATAACACAACACCACCTACGGTTGAAAGACTATGTAAGGCATCGGCAATAACAGCAATAGAACCAGTCCAAAGCCCTATAATAATTTCAAAGATAAAATAAACAGCCTGAAGCCACGCCACTATCTTCAAGCTCCTGCTGACGTTACTACCCGAGGGGTGGTAATGCTCCATCTCTTTTCCCTTCAGATCCTATTGATTTCTTTGTTCATTTTTTCTTTAGAAATCGAAACTCCACTTCCATATTCTTTCATTATACTCAGAGCAATATATATGCCATGGCTTTGCAGTTTTTTTGAATAATGTTTCCCCTACAGGGAACACGAAAACATCTTATTAACCATTATCAACAGTAATGTAAGCGCTACACGCTTAGCTTAACAATTTCAAACAGTTTTATACAATTCATCCGACAGTATCTTTTCTTAATGTAAAATCCTTTCGAAAGAGGAGTTTGAGGTGAGGAAAAAAGATTCGCAGTAGTGAAGTGTGCTTTGAGATATCGATTATTATGGCATAGTATTTGCGCTTCCTCTGATGACCCTAAAACAACCAAATCCACTTAAAGGCCTGTAGGGCCTTAATAATTGTAGTAGATATCCCATAATTCCATATTCCCTGGAGGGGAATCATTCATGAAACCAGGTGTTTATACACAGTTGTATGTTCAGATTGTTTTTGCGGTAAAAAACAGGCAGTGTTTTTTACGAAACAAAGAGCGCAATGAAGAAATTTTCAGGTATATCAGCGGAACTGTCAGTGCTCTTAAAAATAAATCAATTATCGTTAATGGTGCTGAGGATCATGTTCACATATTCTTAGGTTTACATCATACGGTAAGTATCTCAGAGTTAGCTGGGACAATCAAAAAAAGTTCATCATCATACATAAACGACAGAGGGTGGTTTTATGGGAAATTTTCCTGGCAGAATGGATATGGCGCGTTTACCTATAGCCGCTCTCATTTAGAAAGAGTGTATAGGTACATTCAAAACCAGGGGGAACATCATAAAAAGATAACCTTCAGGGACGAGTATATCACATTATTAGAAAAGTTTGAAATCGAATATGATGAAAAGTATTTGTTTACTTTTTTCTGACCGTAAATGCAGTTTTTTTGAATAATGTTTCCCCTACTGGGAACACGAAAACATCTTCTTTACAATTATCAACAATAATGTAAGCGCTACACGCTTAGCTTAACAATTTCAAACTGTTTCATACAATTCATCCGACAGTATCTTTTTTAATTGTAAATTCCTTTCCAATATTTTTTTATTTATACACATAATTGAGCACTCATTATAACTGGTTAATTTTCCGTCCCCCAGGTCCCGCCCCACACAACCACACACAATTGTGCGGGACACCCGGGAACAGATTAAAAAACCTCCAACATCTATCAGTCAACGGTATTCGTATCCACTTCAACTTCCTTCATTTTCATCTCCTTCACTACCTCCCTTTCCCTCAGCCAGCTGTACATAACCGGCGACAGGAATATGGTCGCAATAGCCATGAACATTCCTCCAAAGGCGGGTATTGCCATGGGTATCATGATATCACTCCCCCTTCCGGTGGAGGTAAGGATAGGCAGCAGAGCCAGTATGGTAGTGGCAGAAGTCATGAGTGCGGGCCTTACTCTTTTTGCCGCTCCTTCCAAGACACGTTTCCGTACCTCCTCTATGCACCCTGCCTTGCTTTCTGAAAACTGCTGGTCCAGATAGGTACACATCACCACACCATCATCGGTGGCAATTCCAAACAAGGCCAGAAATCCCACCCAGATTGCAACACTCAGATTAATGGTTTGCATACTGAAGAGCTGGCGGACATTGGTACCCAGAAATGAGAAATCCATAAACCAAGGCTGTCCCCACAACCAGATGAGAATAAAGCCTCCGGACCAGGCAATAATAATTCCAAGGAATACCAGAAACGTTGTGGAAACACGCTTGAACTGCAGATAAAGAATCAAAAAGATAAGAGTCAGGGCAAGCGGCAGCACCACCATAAGAGTTCTTTCCGAACGCACCTGGTTTTCATAACTTCCGGCAAAGTGATACGAGACACCTGCTGGAATTTCTAAAGTCCCGTCATCGACTTTACTCTGAAGATAATCACTGGCAGCATTTACCACTCCCACCTCTGCATGGCCGGGCCTTCTGTCAAAGAGTACATAACCTGTAAGAAAGGTATCTTCTCCCCTTATCATATCCGGTCCCCGGCGGTAAACAAATTGCCCCAACTGTCCAAGAGGAATCTGTCCGCCTACAGGTGAAGACACCAGTATCCTTTCCATCGATTCGGGATCCCCGCGCAGCTCCCTTGGATAACGCACTCTCACACCATACCGTTCTCTTCCCTCTATAGTGGATGTAATAGTGCGGCCCCCGACTGCTATTTCAATCACTTCCTGAACCTCGGCTATGGAAAGTCCATGTCTGGCAATTGCCTCTCTGTCGATTTCAAATTCCAGATATGGTTTACCGATAATTCTGTCTGCCAGCACTGCAGCAGGCTGAACTGATGGAACCTCTTTGAGAAGGGTTTCTATCTGGGCTGCGGTCTTTTCTATAGACTCCAGATCCGGCCCGTTTATCTTTACCCCCATGGGTGCCCGCATTCCACTCTGAAGCATGACAACCCGCGCAGCAATAGGCTGAAGAAACGGTGCCCCTGTAACACCGGGAAGCGAAGCAGCCTGTGAAATAGCATCCCAGATATCATCCATGGTCTCTATTTCGGGACGCCATTGTCTGTAGGGCCTACCACGGGAATGTTCTATCAGATCCCCGTTTTCATCCCGCAGAAATTCTCCCTGTCTTCTGTCATATCTGAAATTCACTCTTCTTCCCGACTCATCGGTTTTGTACTCGGGTTTAATGTTTATCACTGTTTCAAACATGGACATTGGAGCTGGATCGAGCGGACTCTCTGCTCTTCCTGCCTTACCCACCACAGACTCAACTTCGGGAATCTGACGGATTGCCACGTTCTGAATGCTCATTATGTCAACAGCAGCTCCCTGTGAACCATGTGCCATAATGGTGGGCATGTAAAGAAATGATCCC
This Chitinispirillum alkaliphilum DNA region includes the following protein-coding sequences:
- a CDS encoding Cobalt-zinc-cadmium resistance protein CzcD gives rise to the protein MAWLQAVYFIFEIIIGLWTGSIAVIADALHSLSTVGGVVLSLIAAFISQKGEATPRQTFSRYRAEIIGALFNGLLLLLMAVIVVGTGIYRLISPIAPPAGPMLIAAAGAIITETIAIKLLYREQKISLNVKGAFLHVIQTFLGSFFIIVSAVVIYFTGFIRIDPILAIGFALTLFWMSIRMLKRTVSVLMENVPEELDLTQIIDKIMAVKGTKGVHHIHLWSLTSSMYVFMAHILVDDYQQGQRIQNDVHKLLKDEYNVYFSTIQIERECPDKGSAEAIDITE
- a CDS encoding Death on curing protein, Doc toxin, whose amino-acid sequence is MVKKIRWSPCAAHNLEDICEFISKDSPRYASIFARGIINKIEETSQNPEIGRIVPEYGVNELRERIYGSYRIIYRLSKTSIEVVAIVHGSRLIK
- a CDS encoding transposase, with translation MKPGVYTQLYVQIVFAVKNRQCFLRNKERNEEIFRYISGTVSALKNKSIIVNGAEDHVHIFLGLHHTVSISELAGTIKKSSSSYINDRGWFYGKFSWQNGYGAFTYSRSHLERVYRYIQNQGEHHKKITFRDEYITLLEKFEIEYDEKYLFTFF